The genomic segment CCGGGCGACCTGGCGGGCATCCAGCACATCCGGCTCCCCGAGAACTCCACCTCCGGCTCCCGGCTGGACAGCCAACTCCCCCGGCTCGGCGTGCCGTCGGCGTCCGCGACCAGCGTGGCCGACTGGGACACGGCCGTCCTCCTGGCCGAACTCGGACTCGGCCACGCGCTGGTGCCGGCGATGCCCGGCCCGCCGCCCCCGGGCCGCGTCCGCCTCGTCCCCGTCCCGGCGCTGCCCCCGCTGTCGGTCGGCTGGGCCGTGCGGCAGTGGGAGGCCCTGAGCCCGCTCGCGCGCGCCTTCGCCGATGCCGTGGACCGCAGCCTGGCGGAACGGTCCGGGCTGGCCCCGGGGGAGAGGGAGGACAGGGAGGGCGCGGGGCGGGCGGACTTCCCGGGCGCCGGTGCCGGCGCGCCGTCGTGAAACAGAGGCGTTACGCGCAGAGGGGTTCGGTGAGGGGACCGGCTGAGGTAACGTCCGTATAACAGCACCGCGTTGCGGCCCGCTTCGGGCGGGCCCCGTCGCGTGCGCACGGGGGAAGGGGCGCTCGGAGTGCCGATCGCCTTGCTCGTCCCTTGTCCCTGAAGGCGTGGAGGAGATGCCGGATGCTGATGGCGCACCCGACCGTGCTGCGGAATCTGCTCGAACACTACGAAGCCCTGCGGGCGCTGGCCAAGGAGCAGGTCGTCGCTCCGCACATCCACCGTCAGATGCAGGACACGGCCTACACGCTGTGCGTCTCCACCGGGGCCCGCGACATCGACCAGGCCCTGGCGGAGGCCCGCCGCCGGCTGGACGACGAACTCGCCGCCGCCACGTGAACGGATCGCCGGTCACCGCCCCGGCCGGCTGCCGGGGCGGTGGTGTTCCCGGAGCGGCCGGCCGCGTCCGCCGGGTCAGGAGGCGGAGGCACCCGTGGTGAGAAACCCGGTCAGCGCCGGGTACCAGCGGGAAGCGATCTTGTTGTCTCCGGAGGAGCTGGGGTGCACGCCGTCATAGGTGTCGGCCCCGGTGTCGAAACCGGTCCACTGGTCCACCGCGACCACGGGCGACTCCGGGGTGCTGATCCCCGAAGCCCACGGCGGGATGCGGTCGTTGAGGTCCCGCACCCGCTGGGCGCACTCGGGGCAGCCGCTCGGGTTCATCGGGATGATCTGGGCAACGAGCACTTTCATGTCCGGGTTGCTCTCCCGCATCTGCCGGACGAGCTCGGTGTACGCGGCCAGGATGCGGTCGGGAGCGATGTTGCTCCAGACGTCGTTGGTGCCGAAGTGCATCATCACGATGTCCGGCCGGGTCGCGGAGAGCCAGCCGGGCAGCTGGTTCCCGTCGGCGACCCGGGTGACCAGGGCCCCGCCGTGCCCCTCGTTCTCCCCGTCGTAGGGCTGTCCGCAGCCCTGGGGGCCGAGCGTGCCGACGAAGTCGACCGCGGTGTAGCCGGTGTCCTGCAGCCGGTTCCAGAGGACGGAGCGCCAGCAGCCGGGCGAGCCGGTGATGGAGTCGCCCAGCGGCATGATCCTGGTGGCGGCGGCCGCCGTCTCCCCGTCCGCGGGGGCCGGGGACGATGCGGAGGCCGCGTCTGCGGGTGCGGCGCCGGCCGGCGGGGTGAGGACGAGCGCGAGGGCCAGGGCCGACCCGGCCATGACCGCCCGGAGGAGGGATCTGCGCATGGTAGTGCCTCCTGCTGTTCCGTGGGGGACGGTGCGGAACGGGCGGGGCGTCCGGTGCGGTTCCGCCCGGGAACCGCGCCGGGCCGCGTGCCGCGCCTCGGGCACGAGCGCACGCGGGACGCGCGAGGAGGCCGCGCGCCCCGCGGTGCGGTGAACTCCGGTCGAACCGCCTGACGGTCGGGGGCGGACCGTCAGGCGGAGTACTATGGGGGTGGTGGGAGCGCTCCCATGGTTGAGGGTCATGACAACCTTGTCAACCCCCTCGGTACGAGCGGCGGGCGCGGCGGGTGTGACGCGAGGGAGCGGACTCCCCGGCGGCGAGCGTTCCTGACGCGGGCTCACCGGGCCGGCGGTACACGGTCGGCCGGCGGGGCACCCGCGTCACCACCCGCGGCGCGGTCCCGGCCCGTCCGGCGCCCGGCGCCACCGCACCCCGGGTTCCTCTCCCTACGGCTCCGGGACCAGGACCGCAGACCGTTACGCATCCCGGGCCGCCGGTCTAGCGTCATGCCCGTGAACGACACCGGCTCCCTGGACGAAGCGCTGGAACGACTGCACGCCACCGGCCCCGAACGGGTCGGACGGCTGAGCAACCACGCCCCGATGGCCGTCGAAGCCCTCGCCGCCCGTGGCCGCGACCGCGCGATCCACCGCTGGCTCGACCTCTACCGGGACAAGCTGGAGGACTTCCCGGCCCGCCGGGAACCGATCACGGAAACCGGCTGGCGCGCCGCCCTGGGCGACCCCGGCCGGGCCGCCGACTGGATCGACCACTTCACCCGGCAGACGGCCGAACGCCCCTGGCGGGACGTGCTCGCCCGGTGGTGGCCCCGGCTGCTGCCCGGCCTCTACGGCGGCGCCACCCACCCCGTGATCCGCGTCGGCCATGCCGTGCGCACCCTCACCGAGCGCGGCGAGACCAGCCCCCGCGTCGCCGAGCTGGCCCACGGCCTCGGCTATTGGGCGGCCCGCCACCACCCCGTCACCGGGATCACGGCGACGGCCCCCGGCGGCGTGGGCGGCGGCGCCGGCGCTCTCACCGCGGCCGGCGCGCTCGACGCCGTACCGCCCCTCGGCAGGCCCGGCGGGAACTTCCCCGAGCGGCTGTCGCGGGTGAGCCGGATACCGGGCTGGGCGGAGCGCGTCACCGATCCCGGCCCGGCCCGGTCGCACCTCGCCGAGCTGGTCCGGGCCGCCACCCACCGCTACGCCTCCCATGGCCACGGCGACGAGATCATGCTGGTTCACGCCGCGACCGCCCCCAACGCCGTGCTGCGCACCCTGCCCGCGCTGCCCCGTCATCTGTGGGCACCGAGCCTGCACGCGGCCTGGACCGCGTCCGCCGCCGTCACCGCGATGTACGCGCCCGACGGCCCTGTGCCGTACCGGGCGCCCGGCCGGATCACGCCGGAGGAGGTCTTCGACCGCGCCCTCGCCCACGGCGACGAACACGTCATCAAGTTCACGGACACCGCCCTCGACGTCGGCGGCGAAGAGGCCCTCGCCGCCGCGCTGCGGGCGATCGAACTCAGCGAACCGATGGGCTGACGAGCCGGCCGCGTCTGCGGCGGGGCGCCTGACGTCTCCGGCCCGGGGAGGGATCGGCGGAGGGCTCAGCTCTCCGCCGTGCCCGCGCCCGCCGCCAGGTCGTCGCCGGTCCCGGTCCGCGGTTTCTCCGTCCGCTCCGCATCCCGTCCCTCCGGGCGCTCCCCGGCCTTCCGGCTCTCCTCGGGATCCTGCCAGTTGGGCGTCTCCTCCGGTTCGTCGAAGGAGCGGGCGACCACGATGTCGGTGGAGGAGTGGGCGAGGATCGAGAGCACGATGGTGAGGGCCACCAGGTGGAAGACGAGATCGGCCTCGGCGATCCCGGACTTGAGCACCAGCAGCGCGTAGACCACCGAGGCGAAGCCCTTGGGACCGAACCACATGGCGGCCGCCTGTTCGCGCCGGCTCAGATGGGAGCGGGCGAAGGCGATGGCCAGGGCCACCGGCCGGACCAGCACCAGGGCGAGGACGGCGAACACCCAGCCGCTCCACGAGATCTCGCCGAGGAACTCCACCGAGATCAGCGCGCCGAAGACCAGCAGGGCGGCCAGCTTCAGCAGTTCGGCGACGAGCTCGCCGAACTCGTCGAAGGCCTTCCGCTGCCGGGGGCCGAAGGTGGCCACGGTCACGCCCGCGGCGAACGCGGCCAGGAAGAGGTTGGCGTGCAGGACCTGCCCCAGCCCGAGCACGACCAGCCCGATGGCGAAGGCGTTGAGCGGTTCGTAGGCGGCCGAGGCGGCGAAGAAACGCGTCTGCTCCAGCTTGATGGCCAGCCAGGGCACGGCGACGCCGATGAGGACACCCAGGGCGAGTTCGGTCGCCAGTTCGTCCAGGTGGAGATCGCCGGAGCCCTCGGAGATGCCGAGGAAGAGGATGACGAACGGCAGCGCCAGTCCGTCGTTGATGCCGGACTCGACGTTCAGCAGATGCCGGAGCCGCCCGGGGACCCGCTTGTTGCCGACGAGCGCGGCGGCGAAGACCGGGTCGGTGGGGGCCAGGATCGCGCCGAGCAGCAGGGCCTCGGGCCAGTCCAGGCCCACGATGTAGTGGGCGAGGAGGGCGGTGAGGCCGAGGGTCAGCGGCAGGCCCCAGCCCAGGGCCCGGCCGGGCAGCCGCCAGGCGGACCGCAGATCGGTCCAGCCCACCCGCATGCCGTCGGTGAACAGCACCGCGAACAGGGCCAGTTCGGCGAAGTGCTCGACCAGCGCGGAGTCGGCCGTCAGCTGGAGGACACCGGTGGTCTCCTTGCCCAGGAGGAAGCCGGCGATCAGGAACAGCGCGGCGGTGGACAGGATGGTGCGGTGGGCCAGGCTGGACACCAGCACGGCGATCAGCAGTACCACGGCGAAGGCGAGCAGCACGGCACCCACTCCTTGATCGGCTCGGCGCGGATCAGCGTACCGCCGGGAGGAGCGGCGGCCCGGAGCGGGTCCGGTGACGGTGGTCCGGTGCGGGCGCGGCCGCCGGGCCGGCTTCCGCGGCCGCCGGGCGCGGCGGTCAGTCCGGCGGCCCGGCCTCCTCCCGTTCCAGCCGCCGGCCGAGTTTGTCCACGACCAGGCCGCTCCGGCGCACGGCTCCCGTGCGGTAGGCGGTGCGGCCGACGATCTGCCCGGTCACCGGCACGGTGACCAGCTGGAAGAGGGCGACCAGCAGAAGGACCAGGCCGTACTTCACGGGCACCTGCAGGGCGGTTCCCAGCAGGATGAGCAGCAGGCCCAGGGTCTGGGTCTTGGACGCCGCGTGCAGCCGGGAGGTGGTGTCCGCGAACCTGAGCAGCCCGATCGCGCCGAGGAGGGAGAAGGCGGCGCCGGACAGCAGGAAGACGGCGGAGAGGATGGCGAGGAGGGTGTTCACCGCATGCCCTCCCGCCGCTCGATCAGATGGGCCGCGGTGACCGATCCGATGAAGGCCAGGATCGCCACCACCAGGAGAACGGGGAGGAAGGAGCCCTCCTGCCGGGCCGCGACCCCCAGGGCCGCGGCCGAGACGATCAGCGACAGCAGGACGTCCAGGGCCACGATGCGGTCGAGCGCGACGGGGCCGCGGAGCAGCCGGACGAGGACCAGCAGCGCGGCGGCCGACAGCAGGGCCGTGGTGACGGCGTACACCGTGCTCATGACGCCTCCTCAGCCGGTCGCGGCCCGTCGCCGGGGCCGGCCGCCCCGGTCCGTGCCAGCGCCCAGGTCACATGGCGCTCGGCCCGCAGCACCTCGCGCCGCCGCCGCTCGGCCTGGCGGGGACTGCCGGCGGGCAGCGCGTGGACGTACAGCAGCCGGCGGTCGCGGTCGATCTCCAGGACGAGGGTGCCGGGCGTCAGCGTGGTCAGGGTGGCCGTCGCGGCGATCAGCAGGTCGGTGTCGGCCCGGAGCGGTACCTCCACGACCGCCGCCCTGGCCCGCGGACCGTGCCGGAGGGCCTGCCAGGCCACGGTGATCCCGGACTGGAGGAGGTCGGCGAGCATGAAACCGAGCAGGAGCACCAGCCGCCACGGCCGGACGGCGACCCGGGGGAGCAGTGGCGGAAGGGCGAAGCCGCGGACGACCGCGGCGGCCAGCGGCACACCGCTGAGCAGGACCGCCGGGCGGGGCGATCCCCAGAGGACCGTCCACAGCGCCAGCAGCCAGCAGAACAGGGGCAGATGGTCCCGGGTGCGGTGCAGGAAGCGTGGGACGGTCAAGGCTTCGCCTCCGTGACGAGTACGGCGGACCGGTAGGGGTCCCGGTCCATGAGGTCCTCGGCGGCCCGTTCGCTGATCCGTGCCAGCGGGCCGGCGAGCACGACGAGGGTCACCCCGGCCAGGGCCATGCCCGCGGTGGTGGCCGCCATCAGCCGGGCCGGCCGGCGCGGGGCGGCCGGCGCCGGCGGAGTGCGCGGGTCCGGCCGGGGCGCTCCGGAGAAGGCGCTGCGGCCGAGGCGCGCCATCGCCGCCAGAGTGAGCAGGCTGGTCAGCAGCGCTGCGGCGACCAGCGCGTATGCGGCGGCGCCCCCGTCCGCGGCCCCGGCCCGCAGCAGCGCCAGTTTGGCCACGAACCCGGACAGCGGCGGGATGCCGGACAGGCTCAGCGCCGGCACGAGGAACAGCAGGGCGAGCAGCGCCGGCGGGGGAGCGCGGCCCTCCAACCGGCGCAGGGCCGGGGTGCCCGCTCCCCGCACGACCAGCCCGGCGACCAGGAACAGCGTCGCCTGGACGACGATGTGGTGGACGATGTACAGGATCGTGCCGGTCAGCCCGGCGACGTCGAACAGCGCCAGCCCGAACAGCATGAAACCGATGTGGCTGACCAGGGTGAAGGACAGCAGCCGGTTGATGTCGTCCTGCGCCAGCGCCCCCAGGATGCCCAGCAGCATGGTGGCGACCGCGAGAACGGCCAGCAGGACCCAGGTCTCCTCCCGGGGGAAGAGCAGGGTCTGGGTGCGCACCATCGCGTACACCCCGACCTTGGTGAGCAGCGCCGCGAAGACCGCCGTGATCGGCGCGGGAGCCGTGGGATAGCTGTCCGGCAGCCAGAAGTGCAGCGGCACCATGGCCGATTTGATGCCGAAGACCACGAGCAGCAGCAGGCCGAGGGCGCTCCGCAGCCCGTCGGGGAGCGCGGCCGTCCGCTCGCCGAGCTGGGCCAGGTTGACGGTGCCGGTGGCCGCGTAGACCAGGGCGATCGCCGTGATGAACAGCAGTGAGGACGTCAGGCTGACGAGGACGTACGTCATGCCGGCCCGGGTCCGCTGCGTCCCGGCGTTCAGCGTGATCAGCACGTATGAGGCGCCGAGCATCACCTCGAAGGCCACGAACAGGTTGAACAGGTCCCCGGTGAGGAAGGCCAGCCCCACCCCGCCGGCCAGCAGCAGGTACGCCGGATGGAACGCGGTCGCCACCCGGCCGCGCCGCTCGGCCGTGCCCTGGCCCATGGAGAAGA from the Streptomyces xinghaiensis S187 genome contains:
- a CDS encoding DUF5133 domain-containing protein; this translates as MLMAHPTVLRNLLEHYEALRALAKEQVVAPHIHRQMQDTAYTLCVSTGARDIDQALAEARRRLDDELAAAT
- a CDS encoding SGNH/GDSL hydrolase family protein, with translation MRRSLLRAVMAGSALALALVLTPPAGAAPADAASASSPAPADGETAAAATRIMPLGDSITGSPGCWRSVLWNRLQDTGYTAVDFVGTLGPQGCGQPYDGENEGHGGALVTRVADGNQLPGWLSATRPDIVMMHFGTNDVWSNIAPDRILAAYTELVRQMRESNPDMKVLVAQIIPMNPSGCPECAQRVRDLNDRIPPWASGISTPESPVVAVDQWTGFDTGADTYDGVHPSSSGDNKIASRWYPALTGFLTTGASAS
- a CDS encoding questin oxidase family protein, yielding MPVNDTGSLDEALERLHATGPERVGRLSNHAPMAVEALAARGRDRAIHRWLDLYRDKLEDFPARREPITETGWRAALGDPGRAADWIDHFTRQTAERPWRDVLARWWPRLLPGLYGGATHPVIRVGHAVRTLTERGETSPRVAELAHGLGYWAARHHPVTGITATAPGGVGGGAGALTAAGALDAVPPLGRPGGNFPERLSRVSRIPGWAERVTDPGPARSHLAELVRAATHRYASHGHGDEIMLVHAATAPNAVLRTLPALPRHLWAPSLHAAWTASAAVTAMYAPDGPVPYRAPGRITPEEVFDRALAHGDEHVIKFTDTALDVGGEEALAAALRAIELSEPMG
- a CDS encoding cation:proton antiporter, with translation MLLAFAVVLLIAVLVSSLAHRTILSTAALFLIAGFLLGKETTGVLQLTADSALVEHFAELALFAVLFTDGMRVGWTDLRSAWRLPGRALGWGLPLTLGLTALLAHYIVGLDWPEALLLGAILAPTDPVFAAALVGNKRVPGRLRHLLNVESGINDGLALPFVILFLGISEGSGDLHLDELATELALGVLIGVAVPWLAIKLEQTRFFAASAAYEPLNAFAIGLVVLGLGQVLHANLFLAAFAAGVTVATFGPRQRKAFDEFGELVAELLKLAALLVFGALISVEFLGEISWSGWVFAVLALVLVRPVALAIAFARSHLSRREQAAAMWFGPKGFASVVYALLVLKSGIAEADLVFHLVALTIVLSILAHSSTDIVVARSFDEPEETPNWQDPEESRKAGERPEGRDAERTEKPRTGTGDDLAAGAGTAES
- the mnhG gene encoding monovalent cation/H(+) antiporter subunit G, whose amino-acid sequence is MNTLLAILSAVFLLSGAAFSLLGAIGLLRFADTTSRLHAASKTQTLGLLLILLGTALQVPVKYGLVLLLVALFQLVTVPVTGQIVGRTAYRTGAVRRSGLVVDKLGRRLEREEAGPPD
- a CDS encoding monovalent cation/H+ antiporter complex subunit F, whose protein sequence is MSTVYAVTTALLSAAALLVLVRLLRGPVALDRIVALDVLLSLIVSAAALGVAARQEGSFLPVLLVVAILAFIGSVTAAHLIERREGMR
- a CDS encoding Na+/H+ antiporter subunit E, with amino-acid sequence MTVPRFLHRTRDHLPLFCWLLALWTVLWGSPRPAVLLSGVPLAAAVVRGFALPPLLPRVAVRPWRLVLLLGFMLADLLQSGITVAWQALRHGPRARAAVVEVPLRADTDLLIAATATLTTLTPGTLVLEIDRDRRLLYVHALPAGSPRQAERRRREVLRAERHVTWALARTGAAGPGDGPRPAEEAS
- a CDS encoding Na+/H+ antiporter subunit D, translating into MNLLLALPVVLPLLAAGLSIALRRHLRAQRSLSTAVLVIVLTVAFLLLVLADRRGPLVLPVGGWEAPAGITLVADRLSALLLTVSLLVALAVLLFSMGQGTAERRGRVATAFHPAYLLLAGGVGLAFLTGDLFNLFVAFEVMLGASYVLITLNAGTQRTRAGMTYVLVSLTSSLLFITAIALVYAATGTVNLAQLGERTAALPDGLRSALGLLLLVVFGIKSAMVPLHFWLPDSYPTAPAPITAVFAALLTKVGVYAMVRTQTLLFPREETWVLLAVLAVATMLLGILGALAQDDINRLLSFTLVSHIGFMLFGLALFDVAGLTGTILYIVHHIVVQATLFLVAGLVVRGAGTPALRRLEGRAPPPALLALLFLVPALSLSGIPPLSGFVAKLALLRAGAADGGAAAYALVAAALLTSLLTLAAMARLGRSAFSGAPRPDPRTPPAPAAPRRPARLMAATTAGMALAGVTLVVLAGPLARISERAAEDLMDRDPYRSAVLVTEAKP